In Luteimonas viscosa, the following proteins share a genomic window:
- the yedA gene encoding drug/metabolite exporter YedA, with the protein MRPSPASVGPASASTLAIALALASVYLVWGSTYLAIRFALEGGWPPLLMGGVRFLACGLVLLAVLRWRGMALPTPAQWRNAAFVGVLLLGVGNGLVCVAEQTVSSGMAAVAVASVPLWMALFAVLRGEHPRRVEWIGLGVGFVGVAWLNAGSSLSATPGGLVALLVAAIAWAYGSIWSRGRDLPSPFMSAAAQMLCGGAAMLVAGLAIGERFDGWPSVRGLWAVGYLASFGSLVGFSAYIWLLQHVRPALASSYAYVNPVIAVLLGIWLAGETFGARDLGAMAVVLSGVVAITLAKAKKPVPAPVAEADA; encoded by the coding sequence ATGCGTCCCTCGCCTGCATCGGTCGGCCCAGCGTCCGCGTCCACGCTCGCCATCGCCCTCGCGCTGGCGTCGGTGTACCTGGTCTGGGGCTCGACCTACCTCGCCATCCGCTTCGCGCTCGAAGGCGGCTGGCCGCCTCTGCTGATGGGCGGCGTGCGCTTCCTCGCCTGCGGCCTGGTGCTGCTGGCGGTGCTGCGCTGGCGCGGCATGGCCCTGCCCACGCCCGCGCAATGGCGCAACGCCGCGTTCGTGGGCGTGTTGCTGCTGGGCGTGGGCAACGGCCTGGTGTGCGTGGCCGAACAGACGGTGTCCTCCGGCATGGCCGCGGTCGCCGTCGCCTCGGTGCCGCTGTGGATGGCGCTGTTCGCGGTGCTGCGCGGCGAGCATCCGCGGCGGGTGGAATGGATCGGCCTGGGCGTGGGCTTCGTCGGCGTGGCCTGGCTCAATGCCGGCAGCAGCCTGAGCGCGACGCCCGGTGGCCTGGTGGCGCTGCTGGTGGCCGCGATCGCCTGGGCCTACGGTTCGATCTGGAGCCGCGGCCGCGACCTGCCCTCGCCCTTCATGTCGGCCGCCGCGCAGATGCTGTGCGGCGGCGCGGCGATGCTGGTGGCCGGGCTCGCGATCGGCGAGCGCTTCGACGGATGGCCGAGCGTTCGCGGACTGTGGGCGGTCGGTTATCTGGCCAGCTTCGGCTCGCTGGTGGGCTTCAGCGCCTACATCTGGCTGCTGCAGCACGTGCGGCCCGCGCTGGCGAGCAGCTACGCCTACGTCAACCCGGTGATCGCGGTGCTGCTCGGCATTTGGCTGGCGGGCGAGACGTTCGGCGCGCGCGACCTCGGCGCGATGGCGGTGGTGCTCTCGGGCGTGGTCGCGATCACCCTGGCGAAGGCGAAGAAGCCGGTGCCGGCCCCGGTCGCGGAAGCGGACGCGTGA
- a CDS encoding CPXCG motif-containing cysteine-rich protein: MTMQDYETHDCPYCGEPVTLALDASAGDQSYVEDCQVCCRPMMVVVAFDEADAPHARLRREDE, translated from the coding sequence ATGACGATGCAGGATTACGAAACGCACGACTGCCCCTATTGCGGCGAACCGGTCACGCTCGCGCTCGATGCATCCGCGGGCGACCAGTCGTACGTCGAAGACTGCCAGGTGTGTTGCCGGCCGATGATGGTCGTGGTCGCATTCGATGAGGCCGACGCGCCGCATGCACGTCTGCGCCGCGAAGATGAATGA
- a CDS encoding alpha/beta fold hydrolase — protein sequence MRRVLPLLCACLLLAGFAWPDGGDALGRRLVAPGGVSPLLPGARIEQAIARLPHREGHVATSAGVELFWRAFDPGAYRLDYAYRPDGSERGRMDFSLDFAVPDAAPVAPRGTVLLLHGWMMDGGSLLPWSLQLAQAGYRTISLDLRNHGRSGAAPSGYGLREARDVADAVAALRERGEIVGPLHVMGVSYGAATAIFSARELGLQVENVVAIESFDNAGRAIRDMVPHLLHKAPESLAQQFTHRWLRWQLDDAALERAIAGASQTLRLPLDGVDVGTALAQVPGCVLLLHGSDDAHVPVAHGRALAAAAPRARYIEVPGEDHISLPMRLDLLAPTVIDWLDNASPARHCPPPLALSDPANQRNA from the coding sequence ATGCGACGCGTGCTGCCGCTGCTGTGTGCCTGCCTGCTGCTGGCCGGCTTCGCCTGGCCCGATGGCGGCGACGCGCTGGGCCGGCGGCTGGTCGCGCCGGGCGGCGTGTCGCCGCTGCTGCCGGGCGCGCGCATCGAGCAGGCGATCGCGCGGCTGCCGCATCGCGAGGGGCATGTCGCGACCTCGGCCGGGGTCGAACTGTTCTGGCGCGCGTTCGACCCGGGCGCTTACCGGCTCGACTACGCCTACCGGCCGGACGGCAGCGAGCGCGGGCGGATGGATTTCAGCCTCGATTTCGCCGTGCCCGATGCGGCGCCGGTGGCGCCGCGCGGCACCGTGCTGCTGCTGCACGGCTGGATGATGGACGGCGGCTCGCTGCTGCCCTGGTCGCTGCAGCTGGCGCAGGCCGGCTACCGGACCATCAGCCTGGACCTGCGCAACCACGGTCGTTCCGGGGCCGCGCCTTCCGGCTACGGCCTGCGCGAGGCGCGCGACGTCGCCGACGCGGTTGCGGCGCTGCGCGAGCGTGGCGAGATCGTCGGTCCGCTGCACGTGATGGGCGTGTCCTACGGCGCGGCCACCGCGATCTTCAGCGCGCGCGAACTGGGGCTGCAGGTGGAGAACGTGGTCGCGATCGAATCGTTCGACAATGCCGGCCGCGCGATCCGCGACATGGTGCCGCACCTGCTGCACAAGGCGCCGGAGAGCCTGGCCCAGCAGTTCACCCACCGCTGGTTGCGCTGGCAGCTGGACGATGCCGCGCTCGAGCGTGCGATCGCGGGCGCGAGCCAGACCCTGCGGCTGCCGCTCGACGGGGTCGACGTGGGCACGGCGCTGGCGCAGGTGCCGGGCTGCGTGCTGCTGCTGCACGGCAGCGACGACGCGCACGTGCCGGTGGCGCATGGCCGCGCCCTCGCCGCCGCGGCGCCGCGCGCCCGCTACATCGAAGTGCCGGGCGAGGACCACATCAGCCTGCCGATGCGCCTGGACCTGCTGGCGCCGACCGTCATCGACTGGCTCGACAACGCCTCGCCCGCGCGCCACTGCCCCCCGCCGCTGGCCCTGTCCGATCCCGCGAACCAGCGCAACGCGTAG
- a CDS encoding DUF4920 domain-containing protein produces the protein MRLLPILVLSFCAAVAHAAGTPYGKPLPAGETVPVSQAIADFEAHADAPKRFSGRITEVCHAKGCWMMLEDDGRSARVMFGKHDFYIPKDTTGSAVVHGVLTRKELTPEQVEHLSGDSGKGIAAEPVEYRITADGIEIAS, from the coding sequence ATGCGCCTGCTGCCGATCCTGGTCCTGAGCTTCTGCGCCGCCGTCGCACATGCCGCCGGCACGCCGTACGGCAAGCCCCTGCCCGCGGGCGAGACCGTGCCGGTGTCGCAGGCGATCGCCGACTTCGAGGCCCATGCCGACGCGCCGAAACGCTTCAGCGGCCGCATCACCGAGGTCTGCCACGCCAAGGGCTGCTGGATGATGCTCGAGGACGACGGTCGCAGCGCGCGGGTGATGTTCGGCAAGCACGACTTCTACATCCCGAAGGACACCACCGGCAGCGCGGTGGTGCACGGCGTGCTGACGCGCAAGGAACTCACGCCCGAACAGGTGGAGCACCTGAGCGGCGACAGCGGCAAGGGCATCGCCGCCGAGCCGGTGGAGTACCGCATCACCGCCGACGGCATCGAAATCGCGTCCTGA
- a CDS encoding MmcQ/YjbR family DNA-binding protein has product MDVAALKRYCAGLPGAESRLHDAPANILVYSVGGKRFAHFKTSAPQRWRFSLKPPPERFLELTDQPGIQPARWLGRFGWITIVDVRTMPTAELRALVEGSWRSAVEKLPKRRRPPGVT; this is encoded by the coding sequence ATGGACGTCGCCGCGCTCAAGCGCTACTGCGCGGGCCTGCCCGGCGCGGAAAGCCGGCTGCACGACGCGCCCGCGAACATCCTCGTGTATTCGGTCGGCGGCAAGCGCTTCGCGCACTTCAAGACCAGCGCGCCGCAGCGCTGGCGGTTCAGCCTGAAACCGCCGCCGGAACGCTTCCTCGAGCTCACCGACCAGCCCGGCATCCAGCCCGCGCGCTGGCTGGGCCGCTTCGGCTGGATCACGATCGTCGACGTGCGGACGATGCCGACTGCGGAACTGCGCGCGCTGGTCGAAGGCTCCTGGCGCAGTGCGGTGGAGAAGCTGCCGAAGCGGCGACGTCCGCCCGGCGTGACCTGA
- a CDS encoding adenine phosphoribosyltransferase: MSDWSRLVRDVPDFPKAGIVFKDITPVLADAAAFAGAMAQMAAPWRGAPPDAVAGIESRGFILGAALAHALGCGFVPVRKPGKLPARTLAQDYALEYGSDRLEVHVDALPPGARVLVVDDVLATGGTLRAATALLRRQGADVVGADVLVELAFLRGRERWDDPAPLRAAKLL, encoded by the coding sequence GTGTCCGACTGGTCCCGCCTCGTCCGCGACGTCCCCGACTTTCCCAAGGCGGGCATCGTGTTCAAGGACATCACTCCGGTCCTCGCCGATGCGGCCGCGTTCGCCGGCGCCATGGCGCAGATGGCGGCGCCCTGGCGTGGCGCGCCGCCGGACGCGGTGGCCGGGATCGAGTCGCGCGGATTCATCCTCGGCGCGGCCCTGGCGCACGCGCTCGGCTGCGGCTTCGTGCCGGTGCGCAAGCCCGGCAAGCTGCCGGCGCGCACGCTGGCGCAGGACTACGCACTGGAGTACGGCAGCGACCGGCTCGAGGTCCACGTCGATGCGCTGCCGCCCGGCGCACGCGTGCTGGTCGTCGACGACGTGCTCGCCACCGGCGGCACCCTGCGCGCGGCGACCGCCCTGTTGCGCCGCCAGGGCGCCGACGTGGTCGGTGCCGACGTGCTGGTCGAACTGGCGTTCCTGCGTGGACGCGAGCGCTGGGACGACCCGGCGCCGCTGCGCGCGGCGAAGCTGCTCTAG
- the rarD gene encoding EamA family transporter RarD → MTAPGLDRRGLWIAVGAFVIWGLMPLYWHLLKAVPSLQIVLHRALWCAVLVAAWLTLREGRGWYRSVLAQPRLVAMLASSSVLIAFNWGLYVWAVNAGHVVETSLGYFINPLLNVVIGVLFLRERLSPAQWVSVALAACGVAWLTFHYGSFPWIALCLAGSFALYGVIRKFAAVDAVRGLGAENMFMFVPALVALLWFELQGQGGFFSLRWGGWVELLLVLGGALTAVPLIFFAFAVRRVPLSVVGLLQYLAPTLQLLLGVFFFGEAFGADRAIGFAIIWTGLAVFAIDGALAARRRVVAQQA, encoded by the coding sequence GTGACGGCGCCGGGCCTCGACCGCCGCGGCCTGTGGATCGCGGTCGGCGCATTCGTCATCTGGGGGCTGATGCCGCTGTACTGGCACCTGCTCAAGGCGGTGCCGTCGCTGCAGATCGTGCTGCATCGCGCGCTGTGGTGCGCGGTGCTGGTCGCCGCCTGGCTCACACTGCGCGAGGGTCGCGGCTGGTATCGCAGCGTGCTCGCGCAGCCGCGGCTGGTGGCGATGCTGGCATCGTCGAGCGTCCTGATCGCCTTCAACTGGGGCCTGTACGTGTGGGCGGTGAATGCCGGGCACGTGGTCGAGACCAGCCTGGGCTACTTCATCAACCCGTTGCTCAACGTGGTGATCGGCGTGCTGTTCCTGCGCGAGCGGCTGTCGCCGGCGCAGTGGGTGTCGGTGGCGCTGGCGGCGTGCGGGGTGGCGTGGCTGACCTTCCACTACGGCAGCTTCCCCTGGATCGCGTTGTGCCTGGCCGGCTCGTTCGCGCTGTACGGGGTGATCCGGAAGTTCGCCGCGGTCGATGCGGTGCGCGGGCTGGGCGCGGAGAACATGTTCATGTTCGTGCCGGCGCTGGTGGCGCTGTTGTGGTTCGAGCTGCAGGGCCAGGGCGGCTTCTTCTCGCTGCGCTGGGGCGGCTGGGTCGAACTGCTGCTGGTGCTGGGCGGCGCGCTGACCGCGGTGCCGCTGATCTTTTTCGCCTTCGCGGTGCGACGCGTGCCGCTGAGCGTGGTCGGCCTGCTGCAATACCTCGCGCCGACGCTCCAGCTGCTGCTGGGCGTGTTCTTCTTCGGCGAAGCCTTCGGCGCCGACCGGGCGATCGGGTTCGCGATCATCTGGACCGGGCTGGCGGTATTCGCGATCGACGGCGCGCTCGCCGCGCGGCGGCGGGTGGTCGCCCAGCAGGCGTAG
- a CDS encoding EF-hand domain-containing protein, giving the protein MVSPCGKRSSSTPAARTFESPREKLMKIARKPLFGMIALGAALAMPMAFAQEATTPAPQDPTAPTAPTTTAPTTAPTQSTAPATEQQPLTWADVDVDGSGTLSKTEAAAVPALAQVFDDADADSNGELTPDEYKAFAAQAAPQQPDASGGAD; this is encoded by the coding sequence ATGGTGTCGCCGTGCGGCAAACGGTCGTCAAGCACGCCAGCCGCGCGCACATTCGAATCCCCACGGGAGAAGCTGATGAAGATTGCACGCAAGCCGCTGTTCGGAATGATCGCGCTGGGCGCGGCCCTGGCGATGCCGATGGCCTTCGCACAGGAAGCCACAACCCCGGCACCGCAGGATCCGACCGCGCCGACGGCACCGACGACCACGGCACCGACGACGGCTCCGACGCAGTCCACCGCCCCGGCGACCGAACAACAGCCGCTGACATGGGCCGACGTCGATGTCGACGGCAGCGGAACCCTGAGCAAGACCGAGGCGGCGGCGGTGCCGGCGCTGGCACAGGTGTTCGACGACGCCGATGCCGACAGCAACGGCGAACTGACGCCGGACGAGTACAAGGCCTTCGCCGCCCAGGCCGCCCCGCAGCAGCCGGACGCTTCCGGCGGTGCCGACTGA
- a CDS encoding lytic transglycosylase domain-containing protein, with protein MGASPPRRCSRAAIALLAALVLATAASPADARTVYRCVRDGTVSLSTAPEPGSKCEAKELDDNAVQTPNLWGSMGVFSGTLYEREQDGTLVYGTRNLPGSRPYLRFTATTPPGEPAHEGLGQVGAPRLEPFAGEFRAAAKATGVEDAWLRAIAHAESAFDADALSPKGAQGVMQLMPDVVSDYGVDDPFDAQQSIRAGARHLRALLRRYDDDRTLALAAYNAGIGTVQRYGGVPPYAETQAYIAKVQALHARYREAMGFRVERPAQ; from the coding sequence ATGGGGGCGTCCCCGCCGCGAAGATGCTCCCGCGCCGCCATCGCGCTGCTGGCCGCGCTCGTGCTCGCCACGGCAGCGTCCCCGGCCGACGCCCGCACCGTCTACCGCTGCGTGCGCGACGGCACCGTCAGCCTCTCGACCGCGCCCGAGCCGGGATCGAAATGCGAGGCGAAGGAACTCGACGACAACGCCGTGCAGACCCCCAACCTGTGGGGTTCGATGGGCGTGTTCAGCGGCACCCTGTACGAACGCGAGCAGGACGGCACGCTCGTCTACGGCACCCGCAACCTGCCGGGTTCGCGCCCGTACCTGCGCTTCACCGCGACCACGCCGCCGGGTGAGCCGGCGCACGAAGGGCTTGGCCAGGTCGGGGCGCCGCGACTGGAGCCATTCGCGGGAGAGTTCCGTGCCGCCGCGAAGGCGACCGGGGTCGAGGACGCCTGGCTGCGCGCGATCGCGCATGCGGAAAGCGCCTTCGACGCCGATGCGCTCTCGCCCAAGGGCGCACAGGGCGTGATGCAGCTGATGCCCGACGTGGTCTCCGACTATGGCGTGGACGATCCGTTCGACGCGCAGCAGTCGATCCGCGCCGGCGCGCGCCACCTGCGCGCGCTGCTGCGCCGCTACGACGACGACCGCACGCTGGCGCTGGCCGCCTACAACGCCGGCATCGGCACGGTGCAGCGCTACGGCGGCGTGCCGCCCTATGCGGAAACCCAGGCCTACATCGCCAAGGTACAGGCGCTGCACGCGCGCTATCGCGAGGCGATGGGCTTCCGGGTGGAGCGACCGGCGCAGTAG
- a CDS encoding PQQ-dependent sugar dehydrogenase, which translates to MPRPALTTTLLSLALLTACSANGTAEPAAQSTAADTAAVAQDAGAQQARETREIGPFSVETVASFDEPWALSFLPDGRLLVSEKPGTLQLVDVATGRAGEVTGVPDVVYGGQGGFGDVVPHPQFADNGMVYLSYAEAGDGDTAGAAVARARLVADDAGGGALEDLEVIWRQVPKVSGRGHYAHRIVFHEGMLWIGSGDRQKFDPAQDMASNMGKVLRLNDDGSVPADNPFADQGEVAAQVWSLGHRNPLGVAFDGNGQLWDIEMGPKGGDELNKVERGANYGYPIVSNGDHYDGRPIPDHDTRPEFNAPAITWTPVISPSSLVFYSGDLFPDWKGDAFAGGLSSQALVRIEFDGDRAWEAERFEMGARIRGVRQGPDGALWVIEDGKDGRLLKLTPKG; encoded by the coding sequence ATGCCACGACCCGCGCTGACCACCACCCTGCTGTCCCTGGCGCTGCTAACGGCGTGCAGCGCCAACGGCACCGCGGAACCCGCCGCTCAGTCGACGGCCGCCGACACGGCTGCGGTCGCGCAGGACGCGGGCGCACAACAGGCGCGCGAGACCCGCGAGATCGGTCCGTTCTCGGTCGAGACGGTGGCCTCGTTCGACGAGCCCTGGGCCCTGAGTTTCCTGCCCGACGGCCGCCTGCTGGTGAGCGAGAAGCCGGGCACGCTGCAGCTGGTCGACGTCGCCACGGGCCGCGCCGGCGAAGTGACCGGCGTGCCGGACGTCGTCTACGGCGGCCAGGGCGGATTCGGAGACGTGGTGCCGCATCCGCAGTTCGCCGACAACGGCATGGTGTATCTGAGCTACGCCGAAGCGGGCGACGGCGATACCGCCGGCGCGGCGGTCGCGCGCGCGCGGCTGGTGGCGGACGACGCCGGCGGCGGCGCGCTCGAGGATCTCGAGGTGATCTGGCGGCAGGTGCCGAAGGTGAGCGGGCGCGGCCATTACGCGCATCGCATCGTGTTCCACGAGGGCATGCTGTGGATCGGTTCGGGCGACCGCCAGAAGTTCGATCCCGCGCAGGACATGGCCTCGAACATGGGCAAGGTGCTGCGACTGAACGACGACGGCAGCGTGCCCGCCGACAACCCCTTCGCCGACCAGGGCGAGGTGGCCGCGCAGGTGTGGTCGCTCGGCCACCGCAATCCGCTCGGCGTCGCCTTCGACGGCAACGGCCAGCTGTGGGACATCGAAATGGGACCGAAGGGCGGCGACGAGCTCAACAAGGTCGAGCGCGGCGCCAACTACGGCTATCCGATCGTCTCCAACGGCGACCACTACGACGGACGCCCGATCCCCGACCACGACACCCGCCCGGAATTCAACGCCCCCGCGATCACGTGGACGCCGGTGATCTCGCCATCGAGCCTGGTGTTCTATTCCGGCGACCTGTTCCCGGACTGGAAGGGCGACGCCTTCGCCGGCGGCCTGTCGTCGCAGGCGCTGGTGCGGATCGAGTTCGACGGCGACCGCGCCTGGGAGGCCGAGCGCTTCGAGATGGGCGCGCGCATCCGCGGCGTACGCCAGGGGCCGGACGGCGCGCTGTGGGTGATCGAGGATGGCAAGGACGGGCGCCTGCTGAAGCTGACGCCGAAGGGCTGA